The Microbulbifer sp. YPW1 genome contains the following window.
GTGCCTCGGGTGCGATTTCCGCCTGATGGGCGACAAGGCCAAGGTGGGCCTGCCAGAGGTGAAGCTGGGTTTGATCCCGGGGTGGGGCGGTACCGTACGCCTGCCGCGTGTGGTTGGCGTTGATGTTGCCGCAGAGTGGATTGCCGCCGGTAAAGAACAGCGCCCGGACGCTGCATTGGCCGCGCATGCAGTGGATGCCGTAGTGCCCACCGAGCAATTGAAAGACGCAGCGCTGAAGTTGCTCGCTCGCGCCATTGACGGCGAGCTGGATTACCAGCAGCGTCGCGAAATTAAGAAATCCCCGATCCCGCTCAACGACACCGAAGCCCTGATGGCCTTCTTTACCACCAAGGCATTCGTTGGGCAGCAGGCGGGTCGCAATTACCCCTCCCCGGTAAACGCGGTCACTTCCATCGAGCAGGGCTACAAGCTCGATCGTGACGAAGCGTTGAAAATTGAGCAGCAGCAGTTTATTGCCAGTGCCCAGACCGAAACGGCCACCTCTCTCGTGGGCCTGTTCCTGAACGACCAGAAGGTAAGCAAGGTCGCCAAAGGCTGGGAGAAAAAGTCCGACAAGGAAATTGAGCGCGCGGCAGTGCTGGGCGCGGGCATCATGGGTGGCGGTATCGCCTATCAGTCTGCCTACAAAGGCACGCCCATCAAGATGAAGGATATCAACCAGGATGGTATCGACCTGGGGCTGAAAGAAGCGGGCAAGCTTCTCACCAAGCTGGTCGATCGCGGTCGCATGACCCCGGCGAAAATGGCTGAGACCCTCAACCGTATCGAACCCACCCTGAGCTATGACGGCTTCAGCGACGTGGATATCGTGGTAGAGGCAGTGGTAGAAAACCCGAAAGTGAAACACGCCGTTTTGAAAGAAGTGGAGACCAAGGTCTCTGAAGATACGGTAATTGCTTCCAACACCTCCACCATTTCTATCGATACCCTGGCGGAGCCCCTGTCCCGCCCGGAAAACTTCCTCGGCATGCACTTCTTCAACCCGGTGCACAAAATGCCGCTGGTGGAAGTAATTCGCGGTGAGAAGACTTCCGAGAACGCCGTCGCCCGCGTTGTGGCTTACGCCAACAAAATGGGCAAGAAAGCAATCGTTGTGCGCGACTGCCCCGGATTCCTGGTGAACCGCGTGCTGTTCCCGTACTTTGCCGGTTTCGCCATG
Protein-coding sequences here:
- the fadB gene encoding fatty acid oxidation complex subunit alpha FadB; this encodes MLFSGKALSVQMLENGIAELKFDLEGESVNKFNRLTVTEFSEALDAIEKAGDIKGLLLTSGKSVFIVGADITEFGGAFSAGADGIAELMNKNNENINRLEDLPFPTAVAINGYALGGGFEVCLGCDFRLMGDKAKVGLPEVKLGLIPGWGGTVRLPRVVGVDVAAEWIAAGKEQRPDAALAAHAVDAVVPTEQLKDAALKLLARAIDGELDYQQRREIKKSPIPLNDTEALMAFFTTKAFVGQQAGRNYPSPVNAVTSIEQGYKLDRDEALKIEQQQFIASAQTETATSLVGLFLNDQKVSKVAKGWEKKSDKEIERAAVLGAGIMGGGIAYQSAYKGTPIKMKDINQDGIDLGLKEAGKLLTKLVDRGRMTPAKMAETLNRIEPTLSYDGFSDVDIVVEAVVENPKVKHAVLKEVETKVSEDTVIASNTSTISIDTLAEPLSRPENFLGMHFFNPVHKMPLVEVIRGEKTSENAVARVVAYANKMGKKAIVVRDCPGFLVNRVLFPYFAGFAMLVRDGADFQQVDKVMERWGWPMGPAYLMDVVGIDTGVHAEKVMAEGFPERMGKTFTAASDVMYEAGRYGQKNGKGFYNYEEDKKGRPKKVATDEAYELLKPHVAERTEFESDTVIERMMVPMATELARCLEEGIVDSPAEADMALVYGIGFPPFRGGIFAWLDSIGLDNFVKMAEKYSDLGELYKPTEGMREMAASGKTYYGDK